A genomic segment from Paramixta manurensis encodes:
- a CDS encoding antirestriction protein, with amino-acid sequence MTTETQRELMPANEPQFDLTATPVPDEQRIRFWPQHFGAIPQCITLEPRIFAWMDRFCDEYSGGIWSFYTLSNGGAFMAPESDSDEIWRLFNYLNGNDADMSAEAAGIAVCLIEYSHHACRTECDAMTEHYYRLRDYALQHPEYSAILRIID; translated from the coding sequence ATGACGACAGAAACTCAACGCGAATTGATGCCCGCTAATGAACCTCAATTTGACCTTACTGCAACACCAGTACCTGACGAACAGCGCATCCGCTTCTGGCCACAGCACTTTGGCGCTATCCCGCAGTGTATAACGCTGGAACCCCGTATTTTCGCCTGGATGGACCGCTTCTGTGATGAGTACAGCGGTGGTATCTGGTCGTTTTACACCCTGAGCAACGGTGGTGCATTTATGGCCCCCGAGTCTGACAGTGATGAGATTTGGCGTCTGTTTAACTACCTGAACGGCAACGATGCAGATATGAGCGCGGAAGCCGCAGGTATCGCTGTCTGCCTGATTGAATACAGCCACCACGCCTGTCGCACCGAATGTGATGCCATGACTGAGCACTATTACCGCCTGCGGGATTACGCCCTGCAGCACCCTGAATACAGTGCCATTTTGCGCATTATTGATTAA
- a CDS encoding JAB domain-containing protein, producing MMEQSLSPLSPILPLTAQRTVKRALTLLDRHLRETGVAFTSTQAARDWLKLKMAGLEREEFMVLYLNQQNQLIAHETLFAGSISSTEVHPREVVKRALYFNAAAVLFAHNHPSGDITPSQADKTITQRLVQALQLVDIRVPDHLIVGGRQIYSFAEHGLL from the coding sequence ATGATGGAACAGTCACTTAGCCCACTAAGTCCGATACTTCCACTAACCGCACAACGCACGGTAAAACGCGCTTTAACACTGCTTGATCGACACCTGCGCGAAACAGGCGTGGCATTCACCTCTACTCAGGCTGCCCGTGACTGGCTGAAACTGAAAATGGCGGGACTGGAGCGCGAAGAGTTTATGGTGCTGTATCTGAACCAGCAGAACCAGTTGATTGCCCACGAAACCCTGTTTGCCGGTTCTATTAGCAGTACCGAGGTACATCCCCGCGAGGTGGTCAAACGCGCCCTGTACTTCAATGCGGCAGCAGTGTTATTTGCGCACAACCATCCCTCCGGTGACATCACACCCAGCCAGGCAGATAAGACCATCACGCAGCGTTTGGTGCAGGCACTTCAGCTCGTTGATATCCGCGTACCTGACCATCTGATTGTCGGCGGCAGGCAAATCTATTCGTTCGCAGAACACGGTCTGCTGTGA
- a CDS encoding DUF987 domain-containing protein, translating to MKIISKRRAMTIYRQHSASRIFRYCTGRYQWHGSVCYYSGREVPDITGVLAVYAERRQDRNGPYACLMSIILN from the coding sequence ATGAAAATTATCAGTAAGCGCCGGGCGATGACCATATACCGTCAGCATTCGGCCTCCCGCATTTTTCGCTATTGCACCGGCAGATACCAGTGGCATGGCAGTGTCTGTTATTACAGCGGCAGGGAAGTTCCGGATATCACAGGAGTCTTGGCGGTATACGCCGAACGCCGCCAGGACCGCAACGGACCGTATGCCTGCCTGATGAGTATTATCCTGAATTGA
- a CDS encoding type IV toxin-antitoxin system YeeU family antitoxin produces the protein MNNTTWGLQRDITPRLGARLVQEGNRLHYLADRASITGKFSDAECLKLDVAFPHFIRQMESMLTTGEMNPRHAHCVTLYHNGFTCEADTFGSCGYVYIAIYPTQR, from the coding sequence ATGAACAACACCACATGGGGCCTGCAGCGGGATATCACGCCGCGCCTGGGAGCACGTCTGGTGCAGGAGGGCAACCGGCTGCACTATCTGGCTGACCGGGCAAGTATCACAGGTAAGTTTAGTGATGCCGAATGCCTGAAGTTGGATGTCGCATTCCCGCATTTTATCCGTCAGATGGAATCGATGCTGACCACTGGTGAAATGAATCCTCGCCATGCCCACTGTGTCACCCTGTACCACAACGGTTTTACCTGCGAAGCCGATACCTTTGGTAGTTGCGGCTACGTATATATCGCCATTTATCCCACTCAACGCTAA
- a CDS encoding TA system toxin CbtA family protein produces MKTLPATISRAAKPCLSPVAVWQMLLTRLLEKHYGLTLNDTPFCDETVIQEHIDAGITLANAVNFLVEKYELVRIDRTGFISQEKAPYLTVTDILHARRACGLMNSCSYRKVSNIVLSRSRQ; encoded by the coding sequence ATGAAAACTCTACCTGCTACAATTTCGCGGGCGGCAAAGCCCTGTCTGTCTCCAGTGGCTGTCTGGCAAATGCTACTTACACGCCTGCTGGAAAAACACTATGGTCTGACCCTGAACGATACGCCGTTCTGTGATGAAACCGTTATACAGGAACATATCGATGCCGGTATCACTCTGGCTAATGCCGTTAACTTTCTGGTAGAAAAGTATGAGTTAGTACGTATCGATCGCACAGGATTTATCTCACAGGAAAAAGCGCCATATTTGACCGTGACAGATATCCTTCATGCCAGGAGAGCATGCGGATTAATGAACAGTTGTTCGTATCGGAAAGTAAGTAATATTGTTCTTAGCCGATCGCGGCAGTGA
- a CDS encoding IS3 family transposase (programmed frameshift) produces the protein MIFSPQHKTGDLMNKKTKRTFTPEFRLECAQLIVDKGYSYRQASEAMNVGSTTLESWVRQLRRERQGITPSATPITAEQQRIRELEKQVRRLEEQNTIFKKGYRTLDVRLTERFTIAARLSDSHTVVSLCSALEIHRSSYRYWRKRRDTVNPARVRLYSEIRRAWNQSRGSAGARTLAEMLTRNGVPMTRYRAGRLMKYLNLSSCQPGKHQYKNARQEHTCLPNLLERQFAVPEPDRVWCGDITYIWAGNRWCYLAVVMDLFARRVIGWSLSANADTALIRSALRMAYETRGQPRDVMFHSDQGSQYTGLKYQQVLWRYRIKQSVSRRGNCWDNSPMERFFRSLKTEWVPTNGYAGKDEARRQIGGYILNYYNSVRPHHYNGGLTPEESENRYRSYCKTVASIT, from the exons GTGATATTCTCACCACAACATAAAACAGGTGACTTAATGAACAAGAAAACTAAGCGTACTTTCACCCCTGAGTTCAGGCTGGAATGTGCACAGCTGATTGTTGATAAGGGCTACTCATATCGACAAGCCAGTGAAGCGATGAATGTCGGTTCTACCACTCTTGAGAGCTGGGTGCGCCAGCTCAGGCGAGAGCGGCAGGGGATTACGCCCTCTGCAACTCCCATTACTGCAGAGCAGCAACGTATTCGCGAGCTGGAAAAGCAGGTTCGCCGCCTGGAGGAACAGAATACGATAT TTAAAAAAGGCTACCGCACTCTTGATGTCCGACTCACTGAACGGTTCACGATAGCCGCCAGACTGAGTGACAGCCACACGGTTGTCAGCCTTTGCTCCGCGCTGGAAATACACCGTAGCAGTTACCGGTACTGGCGAAAACGACGCGATACTGTCAATCCGGCGCGAGTCAGGTTGTACAGCGAAATACGCCGGGCGTGGAACCAGAGCCGGGGCTCAGCAGGCGCACGCACTCTGGCTGAAATGCTGACCCGGAACGGCGTTCCGATGACCCGTTACCGTGCCGGGCGTCTGATGAAATACCTGAACCTGAGCAGTTGCCAGCCCGGAAAACATCAGTACAAAAATGCCCGTCAGGAGCATACCTGCCTGCCGAATCTGCTCGAGCGTCAGTTCGCTGTACCGGAGCCAGACCGGGTATGGTGTGGAGATATTACGTATATCTGGGCTGGAAATCGCTGGTGCTATCTGGCGGTTGTTATGGATCTTTTTGCCCGCAGGGTTATCGGCTGGAGTCTGTCAGCGAATGCCGATACCGCACTGATAAGAAGTGCTCTGCGGATGGCCTATGAGACGCGTGGTCAACCGCGTGATGTCATGTTCCATAGCGACCAGGGAAGCCAGTATACAGGCCTTAAATATCAGCAAGTTCTCTGGCGTTACAGGATAAAGCAAAGCGTCAGTCGTCGGGGGAACTGCTGGGATAATAGCCCCATGGAACGCTTCTTCCGTAGTCTGAAAACAGAATGGGTGCCGACGAATGGTTACGCAGGTAAGGATGAGGCCCGGCGACAAATCGGCGGTTATATCCTGAATTACTACAATAGCGTCAGACCTCATCATTACAACGGGGGGCTGACGCCGGAAGAATCAGAGAACCGATACCGTTCTTACTGTAAAACCGTGGCCAGTATTACTTGA
- a CDS encoding zinc ribbon domain-containing protein, translated as MSVLVIAVLLGLIPAFIAKNKGRSFGTWWLYGALLFIVAIIHVLLISPSQEGLANNQAREGLRDCPFCAEPIKFQALKCKHCGSEVEPVLVSSSVIVSPQSKYTGTQVAWKRVGILVAIVVIVMAFMHFSGHA; from the coding sequence ATGAGTGTTCTTGTCATCGCGGTATTGCTTGGTTTAATTCCGGCATTTATCGCGAAAAATAAAGGCCGATCCTTTGGTACTTGGTGGTTGTATGGAGCCCTCCTGTTCATCGTGGCGATAATCCATGTACTTCTAATCTCTCCAAGCCAGGAAGGTTTAGCAAATAATCAGGCTAGAGAGGGATTGCGAGACTGTCCGTTCTGCGCAGAACCAATCAAATTTCAGGCGTTAAAATGTAAGCATTGTGGCAGCGAAGTAGAACCCGTTTTGGTTTCATCCTCTGTAATAGTAAGTCCACAATCGAAATATACTGGAACACAGGTGGCGTGGAAAAGAGTGGGTATATTGGTAGCCATCGTTGTAATTGTAATGGCATTTATGCACTTTTCTGGTCATGCTTAG
- a CDS encoding IS3 family transposase (programmed frameshift) codes for MSGKRYPEEFKIEAVKQVVDRGHSVSSVATRLDITTHSLYAWIKKYGPDSSTHNEQSDAQAEIRRLQKELKRVTDERDIFKKSRGVLRKAVRLRYAFIRDNSRCWPVRLLCRVLDVHPSGFYFWLKQPHSQRHQTDQMLTGQIKQFWLESGCVYGYRKIHLDLRDTGQQCGVNRVWRLMKRAGIKAQVGYRSPRARKGEASIVTSNRLQRQFNPDSPDERWVTDITYIRTHEGWLYLAVVVDLFSRKVIGWSMQPRMTKEIVLNALLMAVWRRNPQKQVLVHSDQGSQYTSHEWQSFLKSHGLEGSMSRRGNCHDNAVAESFFQLLKRERFKKRLYGTRDEARSDIFDYIEMFYNSKRRHGSSEQMPPAEYENLYYQRLRSV; via the exons ATGAGCGGTAAGCGTTATCCTGAAGAGTTTAAAATTGAAGCAGTCAAACAGGTTGTTGATCGTGGTCATTCTGTTTCCAGTGTTGCAACACGTCTCGATATCACCACTCACAGTCTTTACGCCTGGATAAAGAAGTACGGTCCGGATTCTTCCACTCATAATGAACAGTCAGATGCTCAGGCCGAGATCCGCCGTCTTCAGAAAGAGTTGAAGCGGGTTACGGACGAACGGGACATAT TTAAAAAAAGCCGCGGCGTACTTCGCAAAGCTGTCCGACTGAGGTACGCCTTTATCCGCGACAACAGCCGTTGCTGGCCTGTTCGTTTGCTCTGTAGGGTTCTGGATGTCCATCCGAGTGGATTTTATTTCTGGCTTAAGCAGCCACATTCACAGCGTCACCAGACAGACCAGATGCTGACCGGGCAGATCAAACAGTTCTGGCTTGAGTCTGGCTGCGTCTATGGTTATCGCAAGATCCATCTCGATCTACGTGATACCGGACAGCAGTGCGGAGTGAACCGGGTCTGGCGACTGATGAAGCGTGCCGGAATAAAAGCTCAGGTTGGGTACCGCAGCCCACGTGCACGTAAAGGAGAAGCCAGCATCGTGACATCCAACAGGCTCCAGCGGCAGTTCAATCCGGACTCACCGGATGAGCGTTGGGTGACGGACATAACCTACATCCGAACCCACGAAGGCTGGCTGTATCTGGCCGTGGTGGTTGACCTGTTCTCCCGAAAAGTTATCGGCTGGTCAATGCAACCCCGCATGACAAAAGAGATTGTCCTGAACGCATTACTTATGGCGGTGTGGAGGCGTAATCCTCAAAAGCAGGTACTGGTTCACTCTGATCAGGGCAGTCAGTACACGAGCCATGAGTGGCAGTCGTTCCTGAAATCACACGGTCTGGAAGGCAGCATGAGTCGTCGCGGTAACTGCCATGACAACGCGGTTGCGGAAAGCTTTTTCCAGCTTCTGAAACGCGAACGGTTTAAGAAAAGGCTCTACGGAACGAGAGACGAAGCCAGAAGCGATATTTTTGATTATATCGAAATGTTTTATAACAGTAAGCGTCGGCATGGTTCGAGCGAGCAGATGCCACCGGCTGAATATGAAAACCTATATTATCAACGGCTCAGAAGTGTCTAG
- a CDS encoding STM2901 family protein encodes MDTVEQINGYFYKGMWNLSPGELAFWILVDEAEKQLDGIDIFAFATIVGSFNLIHVPGKPNTATRGTSLLSLGLRRMISYRLDTRWRSPTWKTLINGQWARTSSLGGLIGRWLPWVGVAITLYDITLISHRTIWHYNLMVRPEDRI; translated from the coding sequence ATGGATACGGTTGAGCAGATTAACGGCTATTTTTATAAAGGGATGTGGAACTTATCACCTGGCGAACTTGCTTTCTGGATTCTGGTCGATGAGGCAGAAAAGCAATTAGACGGTATAGATATTTTTGCATTTGCCACAATCGTAGGTAGCTTTAACCTAATTCACGTTCCAGGAAAACCCAATACAGCAACACGCGGAACCAGTCTTCTATCATTAGGGCTACGCAGGATGATCTCTTATCGGTTAGACACTCGCTGGCGGTCTCCTACATGGAAGACGTTAATTAATGGTCAATGGGCGAGAACATCTAGTTTAGGAGGTCTGATTGGAAGGTGGTTACCTTGGGTAGGGGTTGCGATCACGTTATATGATATCACCCTAATTTCACACAGGACTATCTGGCATTACAACCTCATGGTTCGACCTGAGGATAGGATATGA
- a CDS encoding DUF1493 family protein: MKLLDAAVLEFARDELRCKDLDIDSSLSTGEFLTVREDVYELLDKYAEVFNVDCSSINWRKYFPIQILPFLPNGILPNRLRSDRHKASPLTIKMLIESAKAGRWLYD, encoded by the coding sequence ATGAAGCTATTAGATGCTGCTGTATTAGAATTTGCAAGAGACGAGTTACGCTGCAAAGATCTTGATATTGATTCATCTCTCAGTACCGGGGAGTTTCTAACGGTTCGCGAAGATGTTTATGAACTGCTTGATAAGTATGCAGAAGTTTTTAATGTTGATTGTAGCTCAATTAACTGGCGGAAATATTTCCCTATACAGATATTACCCTTCTTACCCAATGGCATATTACCTAATAGATTAAGATCCGATCGGCACAAAGCTTCTCCACTAACCATAAAAATGCTCATTGAGTCCGCCAAAGCGGGGCGTTGGCTTTACGATTAA
- a CDS encoding biofilm development regulator YmgB/AriR family protein: MSEKIDIHSALYDTELAQYFRRAGDMLAEESALLGTIIRNIVAEDGHLTNKAIILSLINALELTSDAAQADRIYKTLEIVVNHTLDDV, from the coding sequence ATGTCTGAAAAAATTGATATTCACTCTGCATTATATGATACCGAGCTGGCGCAATACTTCCGGCGCGCAGGTGATATGTTGGCCGAGGAGTCGGCATTATTAGGCACGATAATTCGCAATATTGTTGCCGAGGACGGGCATTTAACCAATAAAGCCATCATTTTATCGCTGATCAACGCATTAGAACTAACCAGCGATGCAGCGCAAGCCGACAGGATTTATAAGACACTGGAGATTGTTGTCAATCATACGCTTGACGACGTTTAA
- the ycgZ gene encoding regulatory protein YcgZ — MRQNGYAPNTENAIAQYFNQATLPSQQETLGQIVVEILKDGRNLNRKSLCTKLLRRLELASGAEEERHYHTLIGLLFSNEA; from the coding sequence ATGCGTCAGAACGGCTATGCTCCGAATACAGAAAACGCTATTGCTCAATATTTCAACCAGGCGACTTTACCTTCGCAGCAGGAAACGCTAGGACAGATTGTAGTCGAAATCCTCAAGGATGGCCGGAACCTGAACCGGAAATCTCTTTGCACCAAACTGCTTCGCCGCCTTGAACTGGCATCTGGGGCTGAAGAAGAACGGCACTATCATACGTTGATCGGTCTGCTGTTCAGTAATGAAGCCTGA
- a CDS encoding diguanylate phosphodiesterase, whose translation MLTTIIYRSHIDDGVPVSTLESMVAAANVKNSHADVTGILLFNGTHFFQLLEGPEESVFAIYRRICEDTRHYNLVELLCDYAPSRRFGSTGMELFDLREHDRDKVLQEVLNKSTSKYQLAYDDRALRFFRTFVEATERQNYFEIPPGDSWDFVPDEDVLSSESIPPIAEVACSFAFQPVIDPLAREVVSLEALLRTPDGNSPETYFNALSGDDIYAADLSSKKVAFAMAAALNLRKQMLSVNLLPMTLVNVPGAVNFLLQEIKQNGLVPEQILVEFTESEVISRLEEFTGAVRQLKAAGISVAIDDFGAGFAGLLLLAQFQPDRVKINRDLIRDVHKSGPRQAIIQAIIQCCTSLEISVTAVGVEKPEEWMWLESAGITTFQGYLFAAPMHNGIPSVAWPEKK comes from the coding sequence ATGCTCACAACTATCATTTACCGTAGCCATATCGATGATGGCGTCCCTGTCAGTACATTAGAAAGCATGGTCGCGGCGGCAAATGTGAAAAACAGCCATGCCGATGTAACCGGCATCTTGCTGTTCAACGGTACGCATTTTTTCCAGTTGCTTGAAGGGCCAGAAGAGAGCGTCTTCGCGATTTATCGACGTATTTGTGAAGATACGCGTCACTATAATCTGGTTGAGCTGTTGTGTGACTATGCGCCTTCGCGCCGGTTCGGTAGCACAGGGATGGAACTGTTTGATTTAAGAGAGCATGACCGGGATAAGGTGCTCCAGGAAGTATTGAACAAAAGTACCTCAAAATATCAACTGGCTTATGACGATCGTGCGCTACGGTTCTTCCGCACCTTTGTTGAGGCGACGGAAAGACAAAACTATTTCGAAATTCCGCCCGGCGACTCTTGGGATTTTGTTCCTGACGAGGATGTACTGTCATCTGAGAGCATACCGCCAATCGCAGAGGTGGCATGCAGCTTTGCTTTTCAACCGGTGATTGATCCACTCGCCCGCGAAGTGGTCTCGCTGGAAGCACTTCTGCGAACGCCGGACGGCAACTCACCGGAAACCTATTTCAATGCGCTATCTGGCGATGATATTTACGCCGCCGATCTCAGCAGTAAGAAAGTCGCTTTCGCCATGGCGGCCGCGTTAAACCTGCGGAAACAAATGCTGTCGGTCAATCTTTTACCCATGACACTGGTAAATGTACCGGGAGCGGTAAACTTTCTTCTGCAAGAAATTAAGCAGAACGGTTTGGTGCCCGAACAGATTCTGGTCGAGTTTACTGAAAGCGAAGTCATTTCACGTTTGGAAGAGTTTACTGGTGCAGTCAGGCAACTTAAGGCGGCAGGCATTAGCGTGGCGATCGATGACTTTGGCGCCGGCTTTGCTGGCCTGTTGTTGCTGGCGCAGTTTCAACCCGATCGGGTGAAGATAAACCGCGATCTTATCCGGGATGTACATAAAAGCGGTCCTCGCCAAGCCATCATTCAGGCGATTATCCAGTGCTGCACTTCGCTGGAAATATCGGTCACTGCGGTAGGGGTTGAAAAACCGGAAGAGTGGATGTGGCTTGAATCTGCGGGCATTACCACTTTTCAGGGCTATCTGTTTGCGGCACCAATGCATAACGGCATTCCTTCGGTGGCGTGGCCGGAGAAGAAGTAA
- a CDS encoding methyl-accepting chemotaxis protein produces the protein MSLLSVITLPLRLRTGLALRKPRWLASLLSQFLLFIVLFCLLQFASVWLLSQHVTQTQTSLEQANHLRERLTLLDKARIELLTASDNSHRAGIYLMQDKESGSVDSWKSLAAAANDSLRQAQTLFAAYHARADSPLAQSFALLTEGLQEQLKGLATNDINAFFMVPMQAFQQQFNDAWFSEIQQANHQLSQVNHSTLNTLKQSRNMSLVVNALLMGLLLPGAWLLMRGVLLPLRRANAQLAQIATGDLVASLETPRRQSLETRQLFHSIDTMRHGLQQIVSDINSVAMSVAAGAENMQQHNQQAMQQHQAQNASFHHLSQRLHRVSEEVENGAQFSQHATREAQSVDELMHNCAREVGNMEMQMQQIVAASGDIAGIVGMLDNLSLQTRLLALNAAIESAHAGAYGRSFSVVAKEIGLLSQQSGQSTRQIDGLIQHTRQHVNDGFDKVKTLETLFTQISGAVSGVVVQLNELQHNTMAQSHRVSKIAQEVVEMSAQLQQSEGLNARQVQAAAQLRELSDRLAQRAQQFRLTAA, from the coding sequence ATGTCACTCCTTTCTGTTATCACCTTACCACTGCGGCTGCGTACCGGTTTGGCGTTACGTAAGCCGCGCTGGCTGGCCAGCTTACTGAGCCAGTTTCTCCTGTTTATCGTTCTGTTTTGTTTACTGCAATTTGCCAGCGTATGGCTATTAAGCCAGCACGTCACGCAGACACAAACTTCACTGGAACAAGCCAACCATCTGCGCGAAAGGCTGACGCTGTTGGATAAAGCGCGTATTGAATTGCTCACCGCCAGCGACAACAGCCATCGCGCCGGTATCTATTTGATGCAGGACAAGGAGAGTGGCTCGGTGGACAGTTGGAAAAGCCTCGCCGCCGCCGCCAATGATTCACTCCGACAGGCGCAAACATTATTCGCGGCATATCATGCCCGAGCCGATAGCCCGCTGGCGCAGAGTTTCGCCCTACTGACCGAGGGTTTACAGGAGCAACTAAAAGGCCTGGCGACCAACGACATTAACGCGTTTTTTATGGTTCCAATGCAAGCATTCCAGCAGCAATTTAACGATGCCTGGTTTAGCGAGATCCAACAGGCTAATCATCAGCTTAGTCAGGTTAACCACAGCACGCTCAATACCCTCAAGCAGAGCCGTAATATGTCTTTAGTGGTGAATGCCTTGCTGATGGGGCTATTACTGCCAGGTGCGTGGCTGTTGATGCGTGGCGTGCTGTTGCCATTGCGGCGCGCCAATGCCCAACTGGCGCAGATTGCTACCGGTGACTTGGTTGCCAGCCTTGAAACGCCGCGCCGACAGTCGCTGGAAACTCGCCAGTTATTTCACTCGATTGATACCATGCGCCACGGCTTACAGCAGATTGTCAGCGATATTAATAGCGTGGCGATGAGCGTGGCGGCCGGGGCTGAAAATATGCAACAGCATAATCAGCAAGCGATGCAGCAGCACCAGGCGCAGAATGCCAGCTTTCACCATTTATCGCAGCGTTTGCATCGCGTCTCCGAAGAGGTGGAAAATGGCGCCCAGTTCTCACAACATGCGACGCGCGAAGCGCAGTCGGTCGATGAACTGATGCATAACTGCGCGCGCGAAGTCGGTAACATGGAAATGCAGATGCAGCAAATTGTCGCTGCATCGGGCGATATCGCCGGAATTGTCGGCATGCTGGATAACTTGTCGTTACAGACGCGCTTGCTGGCACTGAACGCGGCCATCGAATCTGCACACGCGGGCGCATATGGCCGCAGCTTTTCGGTGGTGGCGAAAGAGATTGGCTTGCTATCGCAGCAGAGTGGGCAATCTACCCGGCAAATCGATGGCCTGATTCAGCACACGCGGCAGCATGTTAATGACGGTTTCGATAAGGTAAAAACCCTTGAAACGCTGTTTACCCAAATCAGCGGAGCGGTATCCGGCGTGGTGGTACAACTGAATGAGTTGCAGCACAACACCATGGCCCAGAGCCACCGCGTAAGTAAAATTGCCCAGGAAGTGGTAGAAATGAGCGCCCAATTGCAGCAAAGCGAAGGACTTAATGCCCGGCAAGTACAAGCTGCCGCACAGTTGCGGGAGCTCTCCGATCGCCTGGCGCAGCGCGCGCAGCAGTTCCGCCTCACCGCCGCATAA
- a CDS encoding sugar porter family MFS transporter: MNTTYRMSYKLCLIASLAGLLYGFDSAVIAGAISHLSNYFSLDAISTGWAVSSVVLGFMIGAFSGQFITNSLGRKKALVLTGFLVTLSSIFTAFPYNFTLFIIFRIVGGIGVGLGSATAPVYIGEIAAQKVRGKTLGFYQMMIAFGILAVYLVNALVASWTPSPEWATQYSWRYMLGAMSIPGCLFMILACFLPESPRWLIKKNREEEASQIINAINGNEYDSQATIAEIKRSFQHQSATVNSERLLSKKYRRVSLTILAMALLANLCGINAVLYYGNILLENIGIATEKTAYYQQVVIGIAFFAAAVWAVYRIEKYGRRKLLIIGSLVCFLSITLLGILIWLGVTNLFMLAIMIVYILFFGGTVGPILWIIIPELAPNMIRDKLMSWATFLIWSGSFIVSQTFPMLTHSVVLNKLFNGSFPFFLYGFCCLLWFLLNVFFITETKDKSLEQISAEMSAG, from the coding sequence ATGAATACTACATATCGTATGAGTTATAAATTGTGCCTGATTGCCTCGTTGGCCGGGCTATTATACGGGTTTGATTCCGCCGTAATTGCCGGGGCAATATCTCATCTCAGTAACTATTTTTCACTTGATGCCATCAGTACCGGATGGGCGGTTTCGTCAGTGGTATTAGGGTTCATGATTGGCGCGTTTAGCGGGCAGTTTATTACTAACTCGCTTGGCCGGAAGAAAGCGCTGGTGCTTACCGGTTTCCTGGTAACGTTATCCAGTATTTTTACCGCCTTTCCCTACAACTTTACTCTGTTTATTATTTTCAGGATCGTGGGCGGGATCGGCGTAGGTTTAGGCTCGGCCACCGCACCGGTTTACATTGGCGAAATAGCCGCACAAAAAGTGCGGGGCAAAACCTTAGGCTTTTACCAGATGATGATCGCATTTGGTATTTTAGCGGTCTATCTGGTTAATGCGCTGGTCGCCAGTTGGACACCGAGTCCTGAATGGGCAACGCAGTACTCATGGCGTTATATGTTGGGTGCAATGTCGATTCCGGGTTGCCTGTTTATGATCCTTGCCTGTTTTTTACCGGAATCCCCGCGTTGGCTAATAAAGAAAAACCGGGAAGAAGAAGCCAGTCAGATTATCAACGCTATTAATGGCAATGAGTATGATAGCCAGGCCACGATTGCCGAGATTAAACGATCCTTCCAACATCAAAGTGCTACCGTAAACAGCGAGCGTCTATTATCAAAAAAATATCGTCGGGTTTCATTAACCATTCTCGCGATGGCGCTGTTGGCTAATCTTTGTGGCATTAATGCGGTGTTATATTATGGCAATATCTTGCTGGAAAATATCGGCATAGCGACGGAGAAAACCGCTTACTATCAGCAAGTAGTTATTGGCATTGCCTTCTTTGCCGCCGCAGTGTGGGCAGTTTATCGGATTGAGAAGTATGGCCGCCGCAAGCTGCTGATAATTGGCTCGTTGGTTTGCTTCCTCTCCATTACGCTGTTGGGTATATTGATTTGGCTGGGCGTCACTAATCTGTTTATGCTGGCGATTATGATTGTATATATTCTGTTTTTTGGTGGCACCGTTGGCCCCATTTTATGGATAATCATTCCAGAACTGGCCCCTAATATGATTCGTGACAAACTGATGTCGTGGGCGACCTTTCTTATCTGGAGCGGCAGCTTTATTGTCTCACAAACCTTTCCAATGCTAACGCACAGCGTGGTACTGAATAAACTCTTCAATGGCAGTTTCCCTTTCTTTTTGTATGGTTTTTGTTGCCTGCTGTGGTTCTTGCTGAATGTCTTTTTCATCACCGAAACGAAAGACAAATCACTGGAGCAGATTAGTGCCGAGATGAGTGCTGGCTAA